In Lolium rigidum isolate FL_2022 chromosome 7, APGP_CSIRO_Lrig_0.1, whole genome shotgun sequence, the DNA window AAGGCTGGACAAATGAATGGACATTTCATATAGTTAACCAAATGCAGATTTATCCATTTCTGAACCCACGTTTATGTTCtttgctttttaatttatttgacAGATCTCAAAGATGCAGAAGAAAAAGCCACTACAGACCATCTTTGTCTTTTGAAGGTGATCTGAATCCCTTCACTATTTTCTTTCAATAATATGGAATCCATTCCATAGTATAGCACACTATTTTCTAGAATCCTTAAAAAGTGGCTTGCCGTGCCTTACTTGTTTATGTTGGTGCAATTTATTATTTAAAGTTTAATTACCTTTGTAAGAATTTGAGGCCTGATTTTCCTTGCTTATGTTGATGTCCAGTCCCAAAATTATTCTCTTCATACTGGAGTTGCTAGCTGATATAACAAAGTAGCTTCGGTCTGTATTGGTTAGACCCATACAATATATGCAAAGGATTTTCGGCTATGTGTTCCACTTCATAGCTTATGGCTTGACATCCACTAAACTGCATAGTCCACGTCTGATTCTAAATTTGACCATCCTATCTCTTCTTTGTAACAAGAACAAAGTAGAACATATACAGTTGATTAAAATTTAGGGCTATAAGCAGGTTCAGGTCATATTTGATGAGACAAACGGATGGTTATCCTTATGTGCTGTTGCATATGGAGAATACTTATGTTTGTATTCACTTCGAGAGATTTTGCATACCTTCTGATGAGACTCAGTTGCTCTATATATCTTGTACCCGCTAAATGTCTTCTATGCTTTCCAAATTTGTTGATCACATGAAGTAACAGTAGCTTTTAGATAAATAAGAGCTATCCACTAGACCGAAAAACGTACAAACCAAAGAGCCTTAGCTAATGGTTGATGATACCTTACTCTTGCTTCATAGTCATCTATTTGTATAGTCTTCAGTCATACTTAGTGCTTGCAGGTCTATGTTCCAGTGCATAAATTACAAATTATTCTGATTTTTAATTTCTCTAGAATCAGTAACCAAAGGTGTACAAAATGTTTTATCAACTTGAGTCTGTTTACAATCAGAAAAGCTGTTGTTGTGTTACATAGCCGAGAAAAATCAATGCTGAATTATTTTGTGGCCACAATCTCAACTGCCATGGATCATTGTTCTATCACGCTTCAGTTCTCATGTTTATCTTCATTTTAGCTCATGGTAATGTTTAAAATATATCAAAGTTTCTTTGTCCAGTCAAGCTAGAATTTTGATGTCTCCTATATGGTGTTATTTTTCATATTACCAAAAGCAACGTACACCCTTAATGTAATTATTTATTGATTATTTGACAATATAAGTTCAGATATCATCCATTGTGGAGGCAAAATAAATGACAAGCTGGAGAAAATATCAAGTGATATTTTTTGTTCATGTAGCAGCGCATGATATCATTTTTAGTCTTATTGGGTAGCAGTATTGCTTGAATTGATACCATTTCTGATAAGAACACTATATTTTGATGTTACATATTGTTAAGTCTATTATTTGTATATATTTCTGGCTGCTTAATTGGTTCCTAGAATTTCCTGTTAGTTAAATATAAATTTATATTGCCAGGTGATAATGAAATTTATTTTGTTTAACTGGGAAAATAAGTTAACAACGATGCATGTAAATGTAGACTTGAGGTAGCTATACTTGATCAGTTTGTATTCGTAGAAATATTTGGTAATCTTAACTATCTTTCGAAATTCATAGACATATGATTCAGAAAATATGCAACTTCCTCATTTCTACAAGgtcttcttttttcctttgagCCAACATTATTGTTGACTTTTCTTGGAAGATTTACAATGAGGCTACAACTAGGAGTGACATTTTTATCATACGACTAAGACTGAAGCTAAGAAAAATTTATAGTTCTTGTGATGTTGGATTACTATGATCTACCTAAAGTGGCATGGGGAGTTGAATCCATATAACTTCGAGTAGGTTAGCTTTGCTTTTATATGATTGTCCTTTTCTTAATTTCCCTTTGGAATTATGaagtgctttttattttttgcagcTAGATAAAATCCATAAacaaagatttttttttgcaCTTTATCACCATGAATACGGAGTGGAGGCAACGGCGCAATTTATCTGATGGTGTTTCCACTGTCTCTAAGGAAGCACTTTATGTATTTAACTTAGCACTTTATGTATTTAACTTAGTTTTGTCCTGCCATCAGTTCTTTAGTAAATCATGTTGTTTTATTCAGACTATTGTGCCTTTTAGCCCAGACATTTCTAGGTTCACCCAAGTGGTGTTACCTCATTATTTGCAAGATAATTGTCTTACATTTCTTCTATCAAGTACTACACGGTTGGCTTCGTCAAATGATGTCATATGTAACATTTTACTTCATTGCAGTATTTAGTGAATGTAAGATAACTTTCTAGAATTATCTAGGATTCGGGAAAGGCATATTGAATGTGTAATTTCTGTCGTgtgaccaatttgaattttgttcTGCTTCTAGGAGATGATATACTGGTTGTGAACTTATTCACATTTATGTAAGTTTATCGTTCTCCAGCTCATGTTTCTATCCTAATCCTCGCTTATCCTACTTTAAATTATCAGAAAAATATTTTAGCAGTACCTGATTCTTTTGATTTTCTTCAGGCTCTGCTTCCACTCCGACAGGTTCCTCCGCCCCGCTGTGACGGACTTTCCTTTGCTTCGACGATGTCGTCTGCTCTAGCGGCAACATGGCGGGAGACATCATCCTCTAGCAATGCCAACTAGCTGCAGGCCCCTCTCTGCCGTCGGACTCTTCCATGCACCATGCTTGCGTTTAGTTACGCATTCTCCTCATGAATATACCTTGTTGGCAGGTCACTTGACTGCTAGAAGTGACATCTACATCTTTGGTGTGCTCTTTCTTGGGGCGAAAATCCATCGACAAGTACTGGCCCAGCAGCGAGCGCAACCTGGTCAACTGGGTTCGTCCCAAGTTGAGCTACAAGAGGCGGCTTCTCCAAATCATCGACCCAAAACTAGAGGCGGAGTATTCAGATAGAGGTGCTCACAAGGCCTGCAGCCTTGCATATTGGTGCCTGAGCTAGAACCCCAAGGCTAGGCTCCTCATGAGCGATGTCGTCGAGATGCTTGAACCACTGCAAGAAGGTGGTGGAAGCGATGGACCTATTGTTCACGTGGGTGGCCTCCCCGACTACAGAATTTGCCGCATGTTGATAGGATACAACGTGCACTGCATGGCCATTCCCAGCCCCAAGTGCCCACCTGTCATCCCGACGTGCAGGGTTAGATGATAACAACTTCTGCAGTTCCAGGTTTTACCTGCAGCAGCAGTAGGTCAAGTTGTAAATTGTGAGCTCTTTCAATGTGTAAATTTGATCCGCACATCGCTGCTGCGTTTTGTTTCTGCCGCTTATAAGGACCTTCAGTTTTCACGGTGGTCTTAATGTATCTTTGATTGAGTGACCCCTGCTGAAACCGGTGGGGTTTAATCCATGGAGATAAAATGCTGCACCAAGAGGTGTTGCGGGTCAATGGTATGGAATGAAACTATGGAAGTTATGTCACATTCTGTACTTTTTTAAAAGTTAACTCTAGGATTGCTTCACATGATCCTCATGTGATAAACTGCTACATAGAATTACACAAGTCTTTGGTAACTTTTATTTCTATTAATGCCATGTTTCATGGTTTTTGATTGCTGCCATTGGAGCATGGAATCAAATGAGAGTAGCTTGCATAGTTCTATGGTAATTTGATTAGCTCGAAACAACTGAAGGTTAACAAGATGATAGGCTACCAAGACCGATTGCGATTGGAGGCACATGAAGAACTTACATGTACTACATAGGGGTTTCTAATGTGGTTAAGAAATTTCACATATTTATGAATATAATATCTTAAATGTAATTTACAGTAATTTAAAAGGTGGCATGTCTTCTTGGTTTATAGTGTTAGGAACTATTCAACAAGCTTTAGAGTTTGGCGTGATCCATCATTTTCAATTCTTTACCGGCATGTTTCAGCTTACATCAGAATAAAATTTATTTCTTTCAATAACTAAGAGCAGAATAAAATTTGATGCTTTCAAGAACTAAGAATATAAGATGCATGAGTCATGCAGACTTTTATTTTAATTGCTTCCAGCTGAAATGTATTATCATATTGGCCGCTACTTTTATCAAAACTGATATACAAAATCAAAACTGGCATGAGatttacggggtcgtgcgccaaggcgcacatctaaatctagtgatATTCTTATTGGGGCTAGTCTAACAACCAACTCACAGAGTGACAGAGGGGATACCACTACACCAATAAATCAAATTTGTAGTCTGCCAATTGCACGGAGAGGGCACATCTTATGAAGTCTTCTAGCTAAAGAGTTTTACGTGTCCAAGGCTATTCTCAATAGTGTGTGCAAAGAAAACTGAAAATCAGTCAAAGCTGCACGTTTCTTCTTAAACCATATCTGTCATATCCATCTTGTTCATCAATTGGTACTTCAACCCCTTACTGTCGTCAGCAGCAAAGATCGAGATTGTTGAGCCTTCAGTGGCTTCTTCCGTGACCAGCATCTTCGAGATAACTGTTACGATGTTCTTTTCCACCCACCTCTCTATGGGCCTTGCACCATACATCTGCAAGAAAGCAAGCAATGTTGGTTTTATCAAAACGCATGAGAAAAGAATGCTCTTTGTTTTGGAAGAAAGATGCAATACATACCGGATTGTATGATTCCGACAATATAACGTCCAGCACATCATCACTTAAAACAAGagagatgcccttgtcagctactCTCGCAGTGACACTGATCATCTGGATTTTTACAACCTCTTTCAGTTGGTGATGCGAAAGTGGCTCAAATACAACAATATCGCTTAGTCTGTTGAGAAGCTCAGGCTTGAAGTATTTCCGAACCTACCGCCAAAATGCATACATGACAGTGAATTGACACATCATATATATGCATTTTATGAGGGCTATGAAGGATCACAAACCTGTTTCATGACAACGTCTCGCTGAGACTTGACTGTATTATCTCCGGCCACTTCTGATGTTAGGTGTTCTGCTCCCAGATTTGAGGTCATAATAATTATTGTATTCTTGAAATCTACCTTTTGGCCTTTACCATCAGTCAAAACACCATCGCCGAGCAGCTGAAGAAAAACATTCAACACCGAGCGATCTGCCTTCTCCACTTCATCGAAAAGGATTACACTGTACGGGTGTGTCCTTACTTTCTCGGTCAGTTGTCCACCTTCGTGGTAACCATGATAGCTGCATGATGTTATGAAAGGAACACTTGTATCACTAAAGCGTTTGCAAGATTGTGTAATGTTGAAAAAGTCACGAGTTAAACCTTGGGGGTGCTCCGATGAGACGTGATACAGAACTAGCAGAAACGTACTCTGACATGTCAAACCGAAGCAATCTCTTCTCACTGTCAAACAGCTGCTCAGCGAGAGCTTTTGCGAGTTCGGTCTTTCCAACACCAGTCGAGCCCAGGAATAGGAAGGATCCTATCGGTTGGCCAGGCTGAGCAAGACCAGCCCTGGAACGTAACACTGCTTCAGCAACCAAATTGACCGCCTCATTCTGGCCAATTACCCGCTCATGCAATCTGTCCGCTAAGTTAACTAACCCGACCTTCTCCTTTTGATCAAGCTTAGTCATAGGAATTCCAGTCCATTGGCTCAAAaccttcaaataacacaattggtTGAAATAAGCATAACAATCATATCTCGTGGAAATAGTAGACACAGCCACACATGCTTACCTGTACAATATGTTCCCGGCCAACAATTCTTTTTGCTTTTCCCTCTATCGAGGTGCAAGCCTCGTCAATTAGATCAATTGCCTTATCGGGAAACCGACGACCTACAAAGGAACATAAAATTCAAAATTTGGATATGTAGAAACTAATTAATGTGCTccttttttcaaaaaaagaaagaaagaaactaAAGTGCTAAAAGCAGTTTGCTAGAGAGTGTAACCTGTGATGTAGCGGTCAGCAAGGTGGACGGTAGCATGAATAGTATCGTCTGGAATTTCCACATCATAGTGGTTTTGGTACCGCTCCTTGATCCCCTTCAAGATGGCAATGGTGGCGTGCGTGCTGGGTTCTTGGACGTGCACCTTCTGGAACCGCCGCTCGAGCGCGGGGTCTTTCTCGACGTGCTTGCGGTACTCCTCGTGAGTAGTGGCTCCCATGCAGCGGATGCGGCCACGGGCCAACGCTGGCTTAAGTATGTTTGCAGCATCGCCGCTACCTGCCGGGTCACCGGCCCCAATCAGCATGTGCATCTCATCGATGAAGAGAATAATCTTGCCGTCCGCAGCTTCCGCatggttgatcatattcttcatgcgttcctcaaACATGCCGCGCCACCTGGTCCCAGCCACCATGGCCGCGAGGTCGACCGCCACGACACGCGCGCCGGCGAGCGAGGCGGGGACCGTCCCGGACGCGATGCGCTGTGCGAGGCCCTCGGCGATGGCAGTCTTACCGACGCCGGCGGCGCCGACAAGCACGGCGCAGTTCTTCGTCCGGCGGGAGAGGATGCGTACGACACGCTCGATCTCCTTGTCGCGGCCAACAACCGGGTCACCCTTGGCGGCCGAGGCCGTCATGTCCCGGCCGTAGGTTTGCATGCATGTaccgtaccggtagtaccggtacgCCGCGCACGCCGCGCCGCACAGAGCTGCCGATGCTCCGATGCAGGCTATGATTTTTAATATCTCAGTAGACGGCGTATTGGTGGGGCACGGTATGTAAGTCCCCAGTAATGGATCATAAGCTTGTTGCGTAGTATCTCCTCTCCCCATGATCCCGTCAAGCCATGACCAAGACATTGTTGAGTATGGTTGCACGCAACACCGATTTGGCTCTGCTTCTGAATGCAGGAGCTCTCTCTTGCTTTGCTTCGCCATGTATACAGGAAGACTTCATATCAGATACGGCCACGCACTGGATAAATGGAAAATTCTGAAGGAATCCATGTATTTATATGGAAAGTACTCCTAGTTTGCTCTTTGGAACGGATGAAAGATGAACGGAGCACAAGAAGATTTCACACCAGAGGAAACCATTCCTTCCGGGTGTGTTTCTTGTTCCTGCGTTCCAAACACCAGTTTACAGCTAGCAGATTtgtaaataaagaaaaaaaatgtacAGCTAGGGTATTTTCCATGGCTTGCCGTGTGGTGCAAGAGAGAAGGCAAAGGATTCCATCATCCCAACTACTTCACTaatacttttttcttttttttttgcataggaccattgcaagaaggaaaaaagaagCATGTCTCACGCTCGTGACCAGGCCGCAATTCGACCCATGGGTACACGGGCCCATGGACACCCAACCCAAAATGGGTAGGCTATGTGTCTTGATCTTTACCAATGGGTTTAACCCACGGGCAAACCAGTTGGTTATGGGTTGGCCATGGACACGAATTTATACCCATGCGCTCCCTAATGAGCTACCGATTAATATTTAGTACTAAAGATGATTTTTATTTGATATTGCATACAGtatatgtgttgtaatatttgtaTACAGGATCAAGAATCCCGACACTAAACAACGAGCTGAGTCCTACTAGGAAAGACCGTAAGAATGCATAGTTTCTTTATTGATAGCCCAGCAAGGTATATTATTATGACAAGACTTCATCTATctggcgagcttggcgagtcttGGCTGGTTCTTTTCGTGTTGGAAGCTAGAGTTTCTGGCTGCTAGAGCATGTCGGCGACAAAGTTAACCGAGAGTATTGGATCTGATCATGTTGGGGAGAGAGAAGGCATGGCCTCTGATAATTCTCC includes these proteins:
- the LOC124671679 gene encoding chaperone protein ClpB1-like; its protein translation is MGRGDTTQQAYDPLLGTYIPCPTNTPSTEILKIIACIGASAALCGAACAAYRYYRYGTCMQTYGRDMTASAAKGDPVVGRDKEIERVVRILSRRTKNCAVLVGAAGVGKTAIAEGLAQRIASGTVPASLAGARVVAVDLAAMVAGTRWRGMFEERMKNMINHAEAADGKIILFIDEMHMLIGAGDPAGSGDAANILKPALARGRIRCMGATTHEEYRKHVEKDPALERRFQKVHVQEPSTHATIAILKGIKERYQNHYDVEIPDDTIHATVHLADRYITGRRFPDKAIDLIDEACTSIEGKAKRIVGREHIVQVLSQWTGIPMTKLDQKEKVGLVNLADRLHERVIGQNEAVNLVAEAVLRSRAGLAQPGQPIGSFLFLGSTGVGKTELAKALAEQLFDSEKRLLRFDMSEYVSASSVSRLIGAPPSYHGYHEGGQLTEKVRTHPYSVILFDEVEKADRSVLNVFLQLLGDGVLTDGKGQKVDFKNTIIIMTSNLGAEHLTSEVAGDNTVKSQRDVVMKQVRKYFKPELLNRLSDIVVFEPLSHHQLKEVVKIQMISVTARVADKGISLVLSDDVLDVILSESYNPMYGARPIERWVEKNIVTVISKMLVTEEATEGSTISIFAADDSKGLKYQLMNKMDMTDMV